GGCCGTCGACGGCGGCTACCTGCGCATGCGGTTCTGGTCGACCGACCCGTCGGTGGAGGTGGGGCAGCCCGTCTTCACCTCGGGGCAGGGCATCCTGCCGGCTGACCTGTTCGTCGGCTGGGTGGAGAGCGTGGAGGCCGGCTCCTCCTTCGTCAAGTACGCGCGGGTCCGCCCTGCGGTGGACGTGCACAAGCTGGAAGTGGTGCAGGTCGTCCTCACCCAGTCCAACGCGGACAGGGGGTCGAACGCGCCATGAGGTACTGGGCGCTCTCCGGCATCGTGCTCGCGGCCTACCTGGTGCAGACCGTGCTGGGCCCCTACCTGGCGATCGGCGGCGTGATCCCCAACGTCGTCCTGGTTGTCGCGGTCACCTGCGGCCTGCTGTTCGGCTGGCAGGTGGGTCTGGCTGCCGGCTTCGCCGGCGGCCTGCTCATTGATCTGACCCTCGGGATCCTGATCGGCAGCCACGCACTGGCCCTGGGCACGGTGGGCTTTCTGGCAGGGCTCATCGAGCCGCACGTCTTCAAAGACAACCCGGTGCTGGCCGCGCTGGGGGGCGTGCTGGGCTCGCTGCTCGGCCAGTCGTTCCTCGCCCTGTTCCTCTTCGTCTTCGGACACGGAGTCTTCCTGGCCGAGTTCCGCAGCACGCTCCTGCGCTCGCTGGTCTACGACACGCTGCTCTGCCTGCTCGTCTACTGGCGCATCCACCGGCGCTACAACTACCTGAAGCCGGATCCCCGCGGCACCATCGTCCTGCGGCGCCGCTGACGCGCGGAAAGTGCCATTATACTGGTCCCCGCAATGTCGGATGCAGCCGCCTCCGACATTATTTGTAAGTCCAAGGAGGAGATTTGGCAGCGGGGCAGAACTAGAGAAAGAGGATAAATCTACCGCCAGGGTCGTGAAGAGAGGATGCGACAGGACATCGCCATTCGCGGTACGACCAGGAGTGGGCTCGTGCTGCTGCTGCCGGACGAAGGGGATTTCGACACGGTGCTGACCCGCCTCGCAGAGCGGTTGGCCAACAGCGGTCGCTTCTTCGCCGGCGGCAGGGTGACGGCCCACGTGGGTAACCGCCAGCTATCGCAAGAAGACCGGGAAAAGCTCACCGAGACCCTGCAGCGGGCAGGGATGGTGCTCCTCACCGTCAAGGAGGGGGGAGATCCGGTGGCTGAGGCTCGCCGGGAAGCCGGGCCCGCTCCGGCGCAGTCATCCCCGGAAACCGCGCTGGTGATCACCCGCACCCTGCGCTCCGGGCAGGAGGTTCGCCACGAGGGCGACGTGATCATCCTCGGCGACGTCAACCCGGGCGCTGTGGTGGTGGCCAGCGGTCACATCGTGGTGATGGGTGCCCTGCGCGGCGTGGCACATGCCGGATGCACGGGCAACCGGGACGCCATTGTCGCGGCGACCAAGCTCCGTCCCACACAGCTGCGCATCGCAGAGGTGATCGGGCGAGCGCCCGACGGCGATGCGCCGCAATCCTACCCTGAGGTGGCGCGAATCCGGGGCGAGTACATCGTGGTGGAGGCATCCGCGGATAGGCGCCAGGCGAGTGCGCTGGATGCGGTCGGCGCGAAGGAGGATCGTTGATGGGACAGGTCATCGTGGTGACTTCGGGCAAAGGCGGCGTGGGTAAGACGACGACCACGGCCAATCTTGGCACGGCCCTGGCTCAGCAGGGCAACAAGGTCGTGCTGGTGGATGCCGATATCGGCCTGCGCAACCTCGACGTGGTGATGGGGCTGGAGAACCGCATCGTCTACGACCTCGTGGACGTTGTGGAGGGCAACGCACGGCTGAAGCAGGCGCTCATCAAGGACAAGCGCATCGAGAACCTCTACCTGCTGGCGGCTGCCCAGACCCGCGAGAAGAAGGACGTGACGGCAGAGCAGATGCGCGACCTCTCGGAGCAGCTGGCCCGGGAGTTCGACTTCGTGCTGATCGACTGCCCCGCGGGCATCGAAGACGGCTTCAAGAACGCCATCGCCGGCGCGCAGAAGGCCATCATCGTGGCCAACCCCGAGGTCTCCTCGGTCCGTGACGCCGACCGCGTCATTGGCCTGTGGGATGCCCAGGATGGCGACAAGAGCCCTGCGATGCTCATCGTCAACCGCGTGCGGCCGCGGATGGTCGCCCGCGGCGACATGCTCGAGATCGACGACATGCTGGAGATGCTGGCTGTCGACCTGCTGGGCGTCGTGCCGGAAGACGACCACATCATCGTCTCCACCAACCGGGGCGAGCCTGCGGTCTACTCCAGGGACAGCAAGGCGGGCAAGGCGTTCCAGAACATCGCCCGGCGGCTGATGGGCGAGTCGGTGCCCATCATGGACCTGGAGGCGGACGAATCCCTCTGGGCCAGGTTCAAGCGTATCGTGGGGCTCGGCCGGAGCTAGAAGGGGGGGCGTGGCATGCTGGATCTCATTTCCCGGGTCTTCGGACGCGATCATTCGAGCGCGGACGTCGCCAGGGAGCGGCTGCGTCTTGTGCTCGTCCACGACCGGACGAACGTTTCGCCGCAGTTCCTGGAGTCGCTCAAGGAGGAGCTGATCGCGGTCATCTCCCGCTACATGGAGATCGACGAAGAGGGTATGGACGTCACCCTTCAGACGGCCGAGAACCAGGTAGCCCTGGTCGCGAACATCCCCGTTCGCCGCATGAAACGAGCCGCCGTGAACCGGTAGCCCATATGCAGAGGATAACCACCGGATCGCTCCGGTGGTTTTTTCATCTTGCGTATCCGGTATCCGTATCCGGGCGCTGTGGGGGCTGCTCGTCAGCCGCCCACCTCTTCGACCTCACAGAGGAACTCGATCCCGTCGATGGTGATGCGGTAGCGCCGCACCGGCGTCGCGGTTCCGTGACGGGCGGCGGGCTGCGCCGCCGGATGAGCGGAGGCTGGGGTCGGCGGTTTGGTGT
Above is a genomic segment from Symbiobacterium terraclitae containing:
- the mreD gene encoding rod shape-determining protein MreD, which codes for MRYWALSGIVLAAYLVQTVLGPYLAIGGVIPNVVLVVAVTCGLLFGWQVGLAAGFAGGLLIDLTLGILIGSHALALGTVGFLAGLIEPHVFKDNPVLAALGGVLGSLLGQSFLALFLFVFGHGVFLAEFRSTLLRSLVYDTLLCLLVYWRIHRRYNYLKPDPRGTIVLRRR
- the minC gene encoding septum site-determining protein MinC, with amino-acid sequence MRQDIAIRGTTRSGLVLLLPDEGDFDTVLTRLAERLANSGRFFAGGRVTAHVGNRQLSQEDREKLTETLQRAGMVLLTVKEGGDPVAEARREAGPAPAQSSPETALVITRTLRSGQEVRHEGDVIILGDVNPGAVVVASGHIVVMGALRGVAHAGCTGNRDAIVAATKLRPTQLRIAEVIGRAPDGDAPQSYPEVARIRGEYIVVEASADRRQASALDAVGAKEDR
- the minD gene encoding septum site-determining protein MinD, translating into MGQVIVVTSGKGGVGKTTTTANLGTALAQQGNKVVLVDADIGLRNLDVVMGLENRIVYDLVDVVEGNARLKQALIKDKRIENLYLLAAAQTREKKDVTAEQMRDLSEQLAREFDFVLIDCPAGIEDGFKNAIAGAQKAIIVANPEVSSVRDADRVIGLWDAQDGDKSPAMLIVNRVRPRMVARGDMLEIDDMLEMLAVDLLGVVPEDDHIIVSTNRGEPAVYSRDSKAGKAFQNIARRLMGESVPIMDLEADESLWARFKRIVGLGRS
- the minE gene encoding cell division topological specificity factor MinE; amino-acid sequence: MLDLISRVFGRDHSSADVARERLRLVLVHDRTNVSPQFLESLKEELIAVISRYMEIDEEGMDVTLQTAENQVALVANIPVRRMKRAAVNR